The Streptomyces sp. NBC_00440 genome contains a region encoding:
- a CDS encoding ABC transporter substrate-binding protein, which yields MKRRCLGALLIPFALLTTACGGKSADTHTRTTLNVGDQTGGDRAMLEASGELDNMPYKINWSNFASGPLLLEAVNAKAVDLGWTGNTPPVFAAASKSKITVVGAMHSSVAGTAILVPKNSPLKSVHDLKGKKIAVMQGTTGHDLLLGVLRKAGMSIKDVKVDYLQSAEAKTAFKRGDVDAWAAADPTTTQALDGGNARVLVSGQGLVNGLTFDIASPSALANKGKSAAMKDYMQRLQRARKWVYQHPQQWAKVWAKDTGVPYKVALDAVRRTSGTTVRVAVDRAAVASEQQIADEFAGLKLIPERFTFSDFVDTRFNAGVPPSTTPPHAF from the coding sequence ATGAAACGACGCTGCCTCGGCGCCCTGCTCATCCCGTTCGCTCTGCTGACCACGGCATGCGGAGGGAAGTCCGCGGACACCCACACCAGGACCACTCTCAACGTCGGTGACCAGACGGGCGGCGACCGGGCCATGCTGGAAGCCTCCGGCGAGCTCGACAACATGCCGTACAAGATCAACTGGTCGAACTTCGCCTCCGGGCCGCTGCTGCTGGAAGCCGTCAACGCCAAGGCGGTCGACCTCGGCTGGACCGGCAACACCCCGCCGGTGTTCGCCGCCGCGTCCAAATCGAAGATCACCGTTGTGGGCGCGATGCACAGCTCGGTGGCGGGCACGGCCATCCTGGTGCCGAAGAACTCGCCGCTGAAGAGCGTCCACGATCTCAAGGGCAAGAAGATCGCGGTGATGCAGGGCACCACCGGGCACGACCTGCTGCTCGGCGTGCTCAGGAAGGCCGGAATGTCGATCAAGGACGTCAAGGTCGACTACCTCCAGTCCGCCGAGGCGAAGACCGCCTTCAAGCGGGGAGACGTCGATGCCTGGGCGGCGGCAGACCCGACCACCACCCAGGCGCTGGACGGCGGGAACGCCCGGGTCCTGGTGAGCGGACAGGGGCTGGTCAACGGTCTCACCTTCGATATCGCCTCCCCCTCCGCGCTGGCGAACAAGGGCAAGTCGGCAGCCATGAAGGACTACATGCAGCGGCTGCAGCGCGCCCGGAAGTGGGTCTACCAGCACCCGCAGCAGTGGGCGAAGGTGTGGGCCAAGGACACCGGCGTGCCGTACAAGGTGGCGCTGGACGCGGTGCGGCGTACGTCGGGCACGACGGTGCGGGTCGCCGTGGACCGGGCCGCCGTCGCATCGGAGCAGCAGATCGCCGACGAGTTCGCGGGCCTGAAGCTGATACCCGAGCGGTTCACGTTCTCCGACTTCGTCGACACCCGGTTCAACGCCGGTGTGCCGCCGTCCACCACCC
- a CDS encoding ABC transporter ATP-binding protein, with translation MATDVHGEVTADRAVVEIAGLARAFDGRAVLDGLELTVRPGEFVALLGRSGCGKSTLLRILAGLDRDIDGTVLVPRRRAVAFQSPRLMPWKRVWRNVVLGLPGRPSRETAVRALAEVGLEHRADAWPKTLSGGEAQRASLARALVREPDLLLLDEPFGALDALTRIRAQQQVAEVWQRRGCAVLLVTHDVEEALLLADRVLVMQDGVIAHEQPVDLPRPRDVGAPEFTLLRAGLLAELGVAAAQAPF, from the coding sequence ATGGCGACCGACGTTCACGGGGAAGTGACCGCCGACCGGGCGGTCGTCGAGATCGCCGGTCTGGCCCGGGCCTTCGACGGCCGGGCCGTCCTCGACGGGCTGGAGCTCACGGTACGGCCGGGCGAGTTCGTGGCCCTGCTGGGACGCAGCGGCTGCGGCAAGAGCACGCTGCTGCGGATACTCGCCGGGCTCGACCGGGACATCGACGGCACCGTGCTCGTGCCTCGCCGCCGGGCGGTGGCCTTCCAGTCGCCCCGCCTGATGCCGTGGAAACGCGTGTGGCGCAACGTCGTGCTGGGCCTGCCGGGCCGCCCCTCGCGGGAGACCGCGGTACGGGCGCTGGCCGAGGTCGGCCTGGAGCACCGGGCGGATGCCTGGCCCAAGACACTCTCCGGCGGTGAGGCCCAACGCGCCTCGCTGGCACGGGCGCTGGTCCGCGAACCGGACCTGCTGCTGCTCGACGAGCCGTTCGGCGCACTCGACGCGCTCACCCGGATCAGGGCCCAGCAGCAGGTCGCCGAGGTGTGGCAGCGCAGAGGCTGCGCCGTCCTGCTCGTCACGCATGACGTGGAGGAAGCGCTGCTGCTGGCCGACCGGGTCCTGGTGATGCAGGACGGCGTCATCGCCCATGAGCAACCGGTGGACCTGCCACGCCCGCGCGACGTGGGCGCGCCGGAGTTCACCCTGCTGCGCGCCGGGCTGCTGGCCGAACTCGGCGTAGCGGCGGCCCAGGCCCCCTTCTGA